One Primulina tabacum isolate GXHZ01 chromosome 10, ASM2559414v2, whole genome shotgun sequence DNA segment encodes these proteins:
- the LOC142505475 gene encoding uncharacterized protein LOC142505475, with the protein MPSPTTPPSRVHSFVRSLWKRYPMAITHKSESPVGGSKPSCGEVVDAVSCGSLNLREPNGASTGHPEINKGISGVVKRFKQRRSQTNNHASDSLSDIDDAEISRYLNTKEEMLYKRMLWEAINGKYVNEKAAERKKCAPLKKAAITTEESEVNS; encoded by the exons atgccaagCCCAACTACACCGCCATCCAGGGTTCATTCTTTCGTACGAAGTTTGTGGAAGCGCTATCCAATGGCTATTACGCACAAATCGGAATCTCCG gTAGGAGGAAGTAAACCTTCATGTGGTGAAGTTGTGGATGCTGTTTCATGTGGATCCCTCAATCTGAGGGAACCTAACG GTGCTTCAACTGGACATCCTGAAATCAATAAAGGCATTTCTGGGGTTGTAAAAAGGTTCAAGCAAAGGAGAAGTCAAACCAATAACCATGCGTCAGACAGCCTTTCTGATATTGATGATGCTGAG ATTAGTAGATATCTCAACACCAAGGAGGAGATGCTTTATAAAAGGATGTTATGGGAAGCTATCAATGGAAAATATGTAAAT GAGAAGGcagctgaaagaaagaaatgtgcCCCACTCAAGAAAGCTGCTATAACCACTGAAGAAAGTGAAGTCAACAGTTAG
- the LOC142505775 gene encoding LOW QUALITY PROTEIN: putative protein arginine N-methyltransferase 3 (The sequence of the model RefSeq protein was modified relative to this genomic sequence to represent the inferred CDS: deleted 1 base in 1 codon) codes for MATHREEDEIMDTGISPMHHHMEPEFMEEEEEEEDDQNWDDWEAEDEAVGDTSASEHQLCCLFCDYCHSSCSSIFEHCASVHRFDFVEIKGALSLDFYQCFKLINYVRSQVSENKCWNCGMACQSKEELQNHLHNSTNFERNVLPWNDDKYLNPFLQDDALLYSFGEEDEDEDVDTMPIDKEELETYLSQMENISITDIGVSDKYASTFMIPLENGEKEVVCMLDKEERVMLNGASNETGVISPYRSWKNEICIASSSKIAANEIKNINKNYFGAYSSYGIHREMIGDKARTDTYRQAILENPSLLRNAIVMDVGCGTGILSLFAAQAGASKVIAVEASEKMAAVATQVAKDNGFLLTRSKIIKNGVIEVVSGMVEELYNADHIQRHSVDVLLSEWMGYCLLYESMLSSVLFARDQWLKPGGALLPDTATMFVAGFGRGGTSLPFWENVYGFNMSCIGQEIVEDASRFPIIDIIDSSNIITTTEVLQTFDLVTMQTKDMDFTAEVELDTKLVAPASSINTECSKLEITWCYGVVLWFETGFTKRFCREKPTVLSTSPRDPSTHWSQTILTFREPIAMGSSMCSEKLSAVGTNECPAARIRSRISVVRATQHRAIDISMELTGIGHNGRRRHWPAQMFNLK; via the exons ATGGCGACTCACCGTGAAGAAGATGAAATAATGGACACTGGAATCAGCCCCATGCATCATCACATGGAGCCTGAATTCATGGAGGAAGAGGAGGAGGAAGAAGACGATCAGAATTGGGATGATTGGGAAGCTGAAGACGAAGCCGTAGGAGATACATCCGCGTCAGAACACCAGTTGTGCTGTCTTTTCTGTGACTATTGCCACAGTTCATGCAGCTCGATTTTCGAGCACTGTGCGTCAGTTCACCGCTTTGACTTCGTCGAGATTAAGGGAGCACTGAGCTTGGATTTCTATCAATGCTTCAAGCTCATCAATTACGTCAGGTCGCAG GTTTCAGAAAACAAATGTTGGAATTGTGGGATGGCATGTCAGTCTAAGGAAGAACTGCAAAATCACCTACACAACAGCACCAACTTTGAGCGCAATGTTTTACCTTGGAATGATGATAAATATCTCAACCCATTTCTTCAAGACGATGCATTATTGTATAGTTTTGGTGAAGAGGACGAAGATGAGGATGTGGATACTATGCCCATTGACAAAGAGGAGCTGGAAACTTATTTATCTCAAATGGAGAACATTAGCATC ACTGACATTGGTGTTTCTGATAAATATGCATCAACCTTCATGATTCCTCTTGAGAATGGGGAAAAGGAGGTTGTATGTATGCTTGACAAGGAGGAAAGGGTAATGCTAAATGGTGCTAGCAATGAAACTGGTGTAATCTCACCATATAGAAGTTGGAAAAATGAGATCTGTATTGCTTCTTCTTCCAAAATCGCTGCAAACGAGATTAAGAATATAAACAAGAATTATTTTGGTGCATATAGTTCATATGGTATCCACCGTGAGATGATCGGCGACAAG GCAAGAACTGATACTTACAGACAAGCTATTTTGGAAAATCCTTCTTTGCTAAGAAATGCGATTGTTATGGACGTCGGTTGTGGAACTGGGATTCTAAG tCTTTTCGCAGCCCAAGCAGGAGCTTCAAAAGTTATTGCTGTTGAAGCTAGTGAGAAGATGGCTGCGGTGGCTACTCAG GTGGCAAAAGATAATGGATTTCTGCTGACCAGAAGCAAAATCATCAAAAATGGGGTCATTGAAGTGGTTTCAGGCATGGTCGAAGAGCTTTACAATGCTGACCATATCCAACGTCACAGCGTAGACGTGTTACTGAGTGAATGGATGGGCTATTGTCTGTTGTACGAGTCAATGCTGAGCTCTGTTCTATTTGCACGAGATCAATGGTTAAAGCCTGGAGGTGCCCTTCTTCCGGACACAGCTACCATG TTTGTTGCTGGTTTTGGAAGAGGAGGGACCAGTCTTCCGTTCTGGGAGAATGTGTATGGTTTCAATATGTCTTGCATTGGGCAAGAGATCGTTGAAGATGCTTCCCGGTTTCCTATAATTGACATAATTGATAGCAGCAATATTATCACAACTACTGAAGTTCTGCAG ACCTTTGACCTGGTGACAATGCAAACCAAGGATATGGATTTTACGGCAGAAGTTGAACTCGATACGAAGTTGGTTGCTCCCGCttcctcaatcaatactgaatgtTCTAAGCTAGAAATTACTTGGTGTTATGGAGTTGTTTTGTGGTTTGAAACCGGATTCACGAAGAGGTTTTGTAGAGAAAAACCAACTGTTTTGTCCACATCTCCTCGTGACCCAAGCACACATTGGTCACAGACTATCCTAACTTTTCGTGAGCCAATTGCTATGGGGTCAAGTATGTGTAGTGAGAAATTGTCAGCAGTTGGAACAAACGAGTGTCCTGCTGCGAGAATACGATCTCGCATCAGTGTTGTACGTGCTACTCAACATCGAGCCATTGACATTTCCATGGAGCTCACTGGGATTGGGCACAATGGTAGAAGACGTCATTGGCCAGCTCAAATGTTCAATCTCAAATAA
- the LOC142505521 gene encoding uncharacterized protein LOC142505521 — MGRLTKEEFLATLRRQSSGFSRGISKYRGVARHHHNGRWEARIGNVSGNKYLYLGTYGTQEEAAVAYDMAAIEFRGLNAVTNFDINNYTDKLNKIPPEQQDSPGKEENTGSPDDDDKLRVGEEVRDRDHQEDGNQVIMQSLVSKIDSVNSNDQFKDVTTMIEHEHKHPWDVFLDIGINSSLLSLDMIPLHKAYGLQGLFDDNGFEENIECIFDGSFDDYKHNVVADDVVSVVQEVKGKGLSTSSSNSSLSTDTSICRNS; from the exons ATGGGGAGATTGACAAAGGAAGAGTTTTTGGCCACGCTACGACGTCAGAGCAGTGGGTTCTCTAGAGGGATTTCGAAGTATCGTGGCGTAGCCAG GCACCACCACAATGGTAGATGGGAGGCTCGAATAGGAAACGTTTCAGGGAACAAATACCTTTATTTGGGAACCTACG GCACCCAAGAGGAAGCAGCGGTTGCATATGATATGGCAGCAATAGAGTTCAGAGGCCTCAACGCGGTAACCAACTTCGACATCAACAATTACACCGATAAGTTGAACAAAATCCCACCAGAGCAACAAGATTCGCCAGGTAAAGAAGAAAACACCGGCTCCCCCGACGACGACGACAAATTACGAGTAGGCGAAGAAGTACGTGATCGTGATCATCAAGAAGATGGAAACCAAGTGATCATGCAATCGCTTGTTTCGAAGATAGATTCAGTCAACTCCAATGATCAGTTCAAAGACGTGACGACCATGATCGAGCACGAGCACAAGCATCCATGGGACGTTTTCCTCGATATAGGTATCAATTCATCACTTCTATCCCTGGACATGATTCCTCTCCATAAGGCATATGGGTTGCAAGGACTTTTCGACGACAATGGTTTCGAAGAAAATATCGAATGTATTTTCGACGGGTCGTTCGATGATTACAAGCATAATGTGGTTGCCGACGATGTCGTCTCTGTGGTTCAGGAGGTGAAAGGCAAAGGTTTGTCTACCTCCTCTTCTAATTCATCATTGTCGACGGACACTTCAATTTGTAGGAACTCCTAA